The following coding sequences lie in one Mycobacterium sp. DL440 genomic window:
- a CDS encoding CHAT domain-containing protein translates to MDHVAVTDTLVLRFADVGVATYVSLRVVGQPQRSVTWVIEEPHMEAVEAVLNPALPDPIGTETPAEAVERAVVTGAFATPESELELARLLGSHLIGIDGWQLLADCVADVRPVLFVTPSPRLGRVPWGQLAMPGPDGFRLMELVDVLMAVPPNIVHAPRHAVRWQDRLDRPPVLVLDPRIPGQRPDSALGSVLGRPSAQTPLSEHFGELVAGHAVLPKVDAAVELFRRTDTDRHWLADACALDPSRLLYVGHASAADGAAGHADRAALHLAESGPLTAGEMIATQLPIPPRVALLACASGGDYRFDEASGLVAAMILGGAQLVTATLWSLPTTAGFRQFSPAGAEADPMTDTIVGVDLAHRGDDAGRAVNRWQRVMMRRWRDGDPTASPLHWAALATFTVDGAR, encoded by the coding sequence ATGGATCACGTGGCCGTGACCGACACCCTGGTACTCCGGTTCGCCGATGTCGGCGTCGCAACCTATGTCAGCCTGCGCGTGGTGGGGCAGCCGCAGCGCTCGGTCACCTGGGTGATCGAGGAACCGCACATGGAGGCGGTGGAGGCCGTACTCAACCCGGCGCTGCCGGATCCGATCGGTACCGAGACGCCGGCCGAGGCGGTCGAACGGGCCGTGGTCACCGGTGCATTCGCCACCCCGGAGTCCGAACTGGAACTGGCCCGGCTGCTCGGTTCGCACCTGATCGGGATCGACGGCTGGCAACTGCTGGCCGATTGCGTCGCCGATGTCCGACCGGTGCTTTTCGTGACGCCGAGCCCGCGGTTGGGCCGGGTGCCCTGGGGTCAGCTGGCGATGCCGGGTCCCGACGGCTTCCGGCTGATGGAGTTGGTGGATGTGCTGATGGCGGTGCCGCCCAACATCGTTCATGCGCCGCGCCACGCCGTCCGTTGGCAGGATCGCCTCGATCGCCCGCCGGTGCTGGTACTGGATCCCCGCATTCCCGGGCAACGGCCGGATTCGGCCCTGGGCTCGGTGCTGGGCCGCCCGTCAGCGCAGACGCCGTTGTCGGAGCACTTCGGTGAGCTGGTGGCCGGCCACGCCGTCCTGCCGAAGGTCGACGCGGCCGTCGAGCTGTTCCGGCGTACCGATACCGACCGGCACTGGTTGGCCGACGCCTGCGCACTGGACCCGAGCCGGCTGCTCTACGTCGGGCACGCCAGCGCCGCTGACGGTGCCGCCGGGCATGCCGATCGGGCGGCCCTGCACTTGGCCGAGAGCGGGCCGCTGACCGCGGGGGAGATGATCGCGACGCAGCTGCCGATCCCGCCACGAGTGGCGTTGCTGGCGTGCGCATCCGGCGGTGACTACCGGTTCGACGAGGCGTCCGGATTGGTTGCCGCGATGATCCTGGGTGGTGCTCAGCTGGTGACCGCGACGCTGTGGTCGCTGCCGACCACGGCCGGGTTCCGTCAATTCAGTCCAGCTGGTGCAGAGGCCGATCCGATGACCGACACCATCGTCGGGGTGGACCTGGCACATCGCGGCGATGACGCGGGTCGGGCGGTGAACCGCTGGCAACGGGTCATGATGCGCCGGTGGCGTGACGGGGACCCGACGGCCAGCCCCTTGCACTGGGCCGCGCTGGCCACGTTCACCGTCGACGGCGCCCGCTGA